The segment CGGGCGAGGACGGAGCCGACGTTGCCGGTGCCGAGGACGTTGATCTGCATGGGAATCTCCCCTGTTCCGTGATGGAGCTGTGCCGTGGGCGCGGAGCGCTGCCCCCGCTCCACCGTAGTGTTGCGAATTCGAAGCACTCCGATGCCGAGAAACATACACATGCTTCGAATTCGCAGCAACTGTTAGCCTGGTTCCATGACCGAACCGCGCTGGCTGGACGACACCGAGATGCGGGCCTGGGCGGGCCTGCTGGAGACCTACGACCTGATCCACCGGCAGGTGGAACTGCAACTGCGCGAGGCCGCCGGACTGACCATGGTCCAGTACGAGATCCTCACCCGGCTGAACGAGAGCCCGGACGGCGCCTGCGGGATGACCGAGCTCGCCGAGCGCATGGTCGCCTCCCGCAGCGGACTCACCTACCAGGTGGGCCAGTTGGCCAAGGCCGGCCTGCTCGTCCGGGAGCCCGACCCGGCCGACGAGCGCGCCGTCCTCGCCGTCATCACCGCCGAGGGCAAGGACCTGCTGGAGAGTGCCGCCCCCGGCCACGTCCGGGTCGTCCGGGAGGGGCTGCTCGACCTCTACACCCCCGAGCAGACCGCCCAGCTCGCCGCCCTGATGGACACCGCCCGCGCCCACCTGCGCCGGGTCGTCCCGGTGATCCCGCCTCGTCCCCGCCGCAAGCGCGAGTAGGCCGCGGCGGGCTCCGACGAAACCGTTCGGAGCCCGCCGCGGCCTGCCCGGGGGTGGGGGAGTCGCGGGGACGGCGGGGGTCAGGCGGTGCCGAACTCCCCGTCGGTGGCGGCGGCCAGGAAGGCGGCCCAGGCGGTCGGGGCGAAGCGCAGGCGGGGGCCCTGCGGGTCCTTGGAGTCGCGGACGCCGACGGCGTCGTGCGAGACGACGAAGTCGGAGCAGACCTCGACGCAGTCCCCGTTGCCGCCGGGGTCGCTGTAGCTGGACTTGACCCAGGCGGCGGAGGTGGCGTTCGCCGGGCCGGGAGTGAAAGTGAAGGGGTCCTGGATGTCGACCATGGTCAGATCTCCTCCTTGACGCGGCGGAGCCAGTCCCGGGAATCCTCCGGGGAGAGGGCGGCCGCCTGCAGGAAGTTGTAGGTAAGGGAGATGTGCCGGACCTGCGGCGCGGACTCGATCAGCCGGCCCGACACGGAGTCCTCCACGTAGGCCGCCCGGGGGCCGTCCGCGAAGTCCAGCAGGGTGGTCGAGCCGCCCAGCGCGCCGTGCCCCCCGGCGGCGAACGGCATGACCTGGACGACCGAGCCGGGCTGCTCGGTCAGGTCGAGGACGTGTTGGACCTGCCGGCGCATGGCCTCCGGCCCGCCCACCCGGCGGCGGACCACCGCCTCGTCCAGGACGACCCACAGCAGCGGCGGATCCTCCTCGGCCAGCAGTTCCTGCCGCGCCTTCCGGGAGGCCCACTTGCGGGCGACCTCCTCGGCGCCGGCGCGTGGGTTGCCGAGCCGGATCAGGGCCAGCCCGTACTCGTCGTCCTGCCACAGCCCCGGGAACGTCGCCGCCGCGTACTTGCGGATCTCGCAGGCGAGGGCCTCCAGCTCCACGTAGCGCCGGGACCATTCCGGGAAGCCCTCCTGGAGCGAGAGCTTGAAGAGGTGGGCGAACAGCCCGTCGGTCTGGAAGAACCGGTCGAGTTCTTCCGGTAATTCGAGCGGGATCGGACGGTCCGCCGTTTCCACGTTGCCGATCGCGGTCTTCCCGCGGCCGAGTTCGGCGGCGAGCACGGCGATGGAGATCCCGTACTCCTTGCGGAGCTTGCGCAGCTGGAAGCCGAAGAGATCCCGTGCCGATCGGTCGGGGTGGAGCACTCGTTCCTGCTGGGCCATGGCCTTCCTCCCTCGGCTCGCAACGCGGGCGCGCCGCACTGATTCGGGATCAGACTAGGCGCCGGCAATTGCGGTCCCGGGGTGGG is part of the Kitasatospora setae KM-6054 genome and harbors:
- a CDS encoding MarR family winged helix-turn-helix transcriptional regulator, with translation MTEPRWLDDTEMRAWAGLLETYDLIHRQVELQLREAAGLTMVQYEILTRLNESPDGACGMTELAERMVASRSGLTYQVGQLAKAGLLVREPDPADERAVLAVITAEGKDLLESAAPGHVRVVREGLLDLYTPEQTAQLAALMDTARAHLRRVVPVIPPRPRRKRE
- a CDS encoding DUF397 domain-containing protein, which produces MVDIQDPFTFTPGPANATSAAWVKSSYSDPGGNGDCVEVCSDFVVSHDAVGVRDSKDPQGPRLRFAPTAWAAFLAAATDGEFGTA
- a CDS encoding helix-turn-helix domain-containing protein, which translates into the protein MAQQERVLHPDRSARDLFGFQLRKLRKEYGISIAVLAAELGRGKTAIGNVETADRPIPLELPEELDRFFQTDGLFAHLFKLSLQEGFPEWSRRYVELEALACEIRKYAAATFPGLWQDDEYGLALIRLGNPRAGAEEVARKWASRKARQELLAEEDPPLLWVVLDEAVVRRRVGGPEAMRRQVQHVLDLTEQPGSVVQVMPFAAGGHGALGGSTTLLDFADGPRAAYVEDSVSGRLIESAPQVRHISLTYNFLQAAALSPEDSRDWLRRVKEEI